The genomic window CGAGAAGAGAACGTCACGGCGGACAACTGTCCTACCTTCAAATCTACAGTGGTGTAAATTCAATACGAAATAACCGCACGAGCGCTTTTCAAAAGTTTAATGTCATAAAATGTGTTTAATTATTTGTGCATGTAGTatcattaaaaaggggaaaatgtacGCAGCACATGGgatgcgcaaaaaaaaaaaaaaaaaaaaggaaacaaagcATGACGCACACAGAGGGTGCACACTGAGCAAACAAGCAATCTCGTTCGTTCGGCCTACACTCTATAAAAACTTAGCGGTGGAACTTCTCGCCAGAAGAACCATTCAGCAGAAACCTTTTAAACAATCGCCGAAGCGGCGGAAGATAACTTGGGCCACAACTCCGCACATTCCCTTGCAACAGGTCCTGTTATTGCTGATCCCTTCATTTCTCCTTTGGGGTTAACGATAACACCAGCGTTGTCTTCGAAGTAAATGAAGTACCCTTCGTGTCTTCTCCAGGCCTTCGACTGACGCGTGATTATTGCGTTTAGCACCTTTTTCCTCAGGTCGggttttcccttcttcacgGTGGCTAGCACCATGTCACCAAGTGAGGCAGCAGGCAGTCTGTTCAAACATGAGCCAAATCCCTGTCGGtcaggagggggaagaaaaaaaaataaatttaatgaGAATTGTGTGCTCAAGCAGCAAACAGACGTGTAGTACCGTAAATTCCTCCCTTTAGCACTTCCCCACCCGCACACACAGATATAGGCCCTCccacgaaaaagaaaaatatacaaaggCATTCGATCAGTGAATTGTTTAATATATCGGCTAAAAGGTTTATCAACATGAAGATATTTTTCTGTCCTATCATTGAATTCATCATGAAagctttatatattttaggCGTGACAGGGTGGTTGGGCGGGAGAAGGCGAAGGGGGCGTAGCGAAGCCTCTCACGCCGGATACATATTCCGTATAGGCGAATTTCTTACCTGCACAGCAATAATGTACaagttttttcctccactgtTATCACAGCAGTTGATGAGAGCCCCCACGGGGAGGGAAAGCGTTATTCTCATCTTGTTTTTCAACGTTCCAGCTCTTCCTCTCTTCATTTTGACTTATATCCACAGTGGaatggtaaaagaaaaaaaaaaagtgacttAACCACGCGATGTAAGCGTATAACAGCTTATATGTTTATGCGAAACAGTGATTTGTAAAATGGCGAGGagaattgcaaaaaaggggaaaaaaaaattaaaaaaaaaaaaataaaggaaaataaaatagaataaagtaaaataaattaaaagaaagtaaaaaaaaaaaaaagtaaaataagcACGCGAGCAGTGCCGGCTAAACAACGTTAAAGGGTCGTCAACTGGGAAACTTCTTTGTTTAAATTATAATATGCtcacttgaaaaaaatggcactgCATATGACGCGCGTTACGTAGataagtacatatacatacaatgAACCTGCTGATGCAATTTTTAACCGCTTTAAACGaagtatatttttccacttataAATGTACAAGGTAATTGACTTGTGGGTCCGtcgattaatttttttcctgaaccTTCAGAGgtagtatatatgtatttctaAAGGGTTGACGCACCAAGGTTACGATGCTtccatatggaaaaaaaaaaaaaaaaaataaataaagctTCCAAAAGATTTGATTGGGGATTACGGGTttaccccccccttttttacatggGAAAGAAATTATGAATATTTTGAGGTGCAAcgtcgaaggaaaaaaaaaaaaaaataaaataaaatccccccaaaaaagaaatggctTTTTGTGTTTTATACCTCCCTGGAGATACGTAACAAGTGGACTAAAAggtgaacacatatatataaactgtgggTACGGGAAGGATGAATGTCGACGGGGCAGGCGCCGCCCTTCCTACTGAACCCACGCTGGTGACGAAAGGGACAGTTTGACGCAACAAAGTAAACGCACCGAAAAATAATTACGCCACTTCTTTGCGCCTACATGGAACGCTTATATTGGTGGAATTTCCACGAAGCAGTGGTGCGGTGGGGAAAACAAAGCACAAATGGAAAtgtaaattaaaaggaagaaaaaaagtaaaaatgagtGAGTGGAAAATCGCAGCTGATGGAACGGTACTGCGATAAAGGTAGCCATTCCTAGCCAacgtatgttttttttttttttttttttttttttttttgccaaaaaagtgcccttttttacctgaacggttcatactttttccttcgtgcTATGCAAAGGCACATGCTACGCTGGGTGAGGGACATACTGGGACAGCTTCCCAAATAGGCATACCGTCACGTGCGTGAAGTCAATTTTCCCATATTTGCAAGCGCAAGTATGCCGGAACAAGTGAACTACGAAACGCGAAACAAGTATACTAAACGGCACACGTGCATTTTCCGCACCAGCCGTCCGTGGGAGGGGAACGCCTATGATGCCCGCTCTGTTCTGCCTTCATCAAAAACCACATTTTTGCGTAGAAAAAACCATTGAGCTTACCTTGCCgcgtgggaaaaaaaaaaaaaaaaaaaaaatgcacttcACATTGATTGTAACACACAACTGAGTGGAAGAATTCGCCACACTCGttccgctttttttattcgtattttttttttttttttacaaataggGTGATAGATAAATCGTCACAGTCATGCCCATCCCTGCGCTGCGTTCCAGTCGAACTGTGATCAAGGGCAAAAAGTGGTGACGTCTGCATAGGGGTGaatcccccccaaaaaaaaaggtacttTACGAATTCATCCCTCACCCGCTGCATACCGCGGTTAAGATTGTTCTTTCCAAATTTTCGAAAAGATGGAGAATGTCGAGAAGATATACATCCGGAACAAAGCCGACCTGtcggataattttttttacttctacAATTGGGTGAAGCTGAACTTTAACACGTGCCTCATCATAAGCGAGAATAGCAGCCTCCGGAGCAGCGTCCTCTTGGAGCTGCTCAATGGGAAGAAGCTCGTGCTGAGCGAAATCAACGTGTGTGAAGCGTTGTTCCGGCTCACCTGCGGTGGGGTCGGCAATGCACACGGGGGCGATCTCACTAATCGCTGTTGTGATAGTTTGCGTGAGGAGGAGCTCAAGTTTTACCTGAAGGGGCAGCTTGCGAAGGACAAACCGGTCGACGAGCAGTTCCTTCAAAGGGTGGAAGCCGAAATGGCGCTGCAGAAGGTGTTTTGCAAAGACAAACTGAGCTTCGTggatttccttcttttctccatttttaaaaaagccaAAGTGGATCGAGTGGAGGACCCCCGTGGTAAGTACCCCCACCTGAGTGCATGGCTTTCGAAAAACAATTTTAccataaaggaggaagacatgAACTCCTTTGCCAGCACTAATTTTATCCAACAAATTATAGAAGACGatttgaagaggaagaagcacacTTGTGTGATAACGAGGTTTCCACCTGAACCGAATGGTTACCTCCATCTGGGTCATGCAAAAAGTATATGTTTAAATTTCGGTCTGTCGGAAAAGTACGGAGGGAGGACGCACTTACGGTTTGACGACACCAACCCAGTGACGGAAGAAGTGCGTTACATAGAATCCATTAAGGAGGATGTCAAATGGTTGGGGTTCGATTGGAACGAACATTTATACTTCGCATCGGATTACTTCGATCAATTGTACGAATGGGCTATCCAACTGATAAAGCAGGGAGATGCATATGTGGATGATCAATCCATTGAACAGATAAGGGAAAATAGAGGAAGTTTAAAACAACCAGGGGTTAACTCTCCCTACAGGGATAGAAGtgttgaagaaaatttaactCTTTTtaggaaaatgaaggaaggtttgTTTGCAGAAGGGGAGAAGGTCCTAAGAGCCAAAATAGATATGTCTTCGGGGAATATAAACTTAAGAGACCCTATCCTTTATCGTATTATGCATAAGACGCATCCGAAAAGTGGAGACAAATGGGTGATCTATCCAATGTATGATTTTGCACACGGCCAGTCAGACTCCATTGAAAGAATTACCCACTCGATTTGTACACTCGAATTTGAAACGCATAGACCGTTGTATGAATGGTTCCAGGAGAAGCTTGGCATATACAGAACGAGACAAATTGAGTTTGCTCGGTTAAACGTTACCTACATGGTGATGAGCAAAAGGAAGTTGCTAACCTTGGTGAATGAAAAGTATGTGAACGGATGGGACGATCCACGTATGCCAACTATCTCAGGgatgagaagaagaggatACAGTCCAGAGGCGATAAAAGATTTCTGTAGTAAAGTTGGCGTTGcaaagagggaaaatattatttcctATGAGTTGTTAGAATTGTGTGCCAGGGAAGACATGAACAAAAAGGCCAAGAGGCTCTTTGCCATTTTAAAACCGCTAAAAGTTGTTATTACCAATTTTGTTCAGAAGAATGAACAGTTGCATGAGCTGACTGCACTGAACCATCCGAAGAATGAATCCATGGGACAGAGGACATTGCAATTTGAGCAGGAGATTTACATCGATGAGGAAGACTTTAGTGAAAACCCCCCCGAGAATTTCTACCGACTAGCTCCCAACAGGACAGTCCGACTGAGGTACGCCTTCTGCATTACGTGCCATGAAGTTGTGAAGGATAAGGCCACCAACAAAGTAATCGAGCTGAGGTGCACCTACGACCCGGAGAGTAAGAGCAGCGCAAATGCAAATCAAGGCACAGTTGGTGGCAACCAAGGTGCAGTTGGTGCCAACCAGAGCAGTGCGGAAAATTCGAAGAAGGTAAAAGCCACCATCCATTGGGTAGCCAAGTCGAACGCCCAAAAGGCGCAGTTCAGAATTTACGACAAGCTCTTCACAAAGCCGAACCCGGAGTCGAACGAGGAGGAtcaaaatgtggaaaaactTATGGAAAATTACACAGTACAGTTGGACAAGAAAAACGTTTCCACGGAGGAGGAAAACCTTCCCCTGGAAAAGCAAAgcgaagtggaagaaaacaacCTGGGCTGGAGAAAATACATCAACAAAAATTCCCTACAGATTCATCAGGGTATCGTGGAAAAGTACGCATCTAATTGCAACGTGGGAGAAGCCATTCAGTTTGAACGTATCGGCTTCTTCACTAAGGACAAGGATTCCACGGTGGATTGCCCCATATACAATTTGACTGTTGCGCTGGTCGAGAATAGTGCgattaagaagaagaaggaggatctCGTGAAGAAGGAGTTGGACCGTCTGAAGAGGGAGAAAGCTGCCTCCGATCGACGCCTCAAGAGGGAGGAACGCAAGCTGCGTGAGCAACGCAAGTTGGAGCAGGCGGCGGGGGCCAAGGGCGATGCGAACCAAATATAGGGTTCTGAACGGCACTTCAAGTGGGACGTTCTGCTACTGCATTTTTTGCTGGCCATCCCCGGATGATCCGACGGCTGGACAATAGTGTGGCCGTGTACTCCTACCACGGGATATAGTAGTTGTGGTAGTTGTGTACTCCATTTAAAACgtgagaaaatttttttccttttttttttttttttttttttttgtaacccTTACGAGGAATACTCCCAACATATTCAAccatgagaaaaaaaaaaaaaaaaaagttaattgAAAAGTTATTCACCAAGTAGGTTCTCCCTTCCATACACGAATAGCATTTGCATAACGTGGCGTCATGCTCCCCCTCTGTCCTGGTCCTCCCCGATGTGTTGGCTAAATTTCTTTCACAGGGAAAACCCAATGAGAAATAAGTCGAACCAGTGGTAAGGGACCCACCACCGTTAACGGAGTGTATGCTCCTATTCGAGTGTGCCGCACGTATATCAGCCCACTTGCACATGTGACGATCCAATCGTAGGTGCGTCCTTCCAATGAGCAGAATAGAATGAGGAAGTTACACATTTCTACGTGTGGTTGTCCCCCCGGGGAAGGTGACACACTTTTACCGATGTGTAATATGTGTAACACGTAGGCACCACTTGTGGAGATATTTCCCTCCAAGTCGTCCTGCTGCGGCtcggggggggaaaaaaacgaccattacttttttcccgAACGGAGTGTATGCGCACATTTCACTTTCGGGGGAAAATCACATAAGGATGCCAAACTGCCAACacaattttttgcatatgcTTGTGGTGtgctttgtatttttttttttttttttttcccagttCGTTCATAACCTTTAGAGAAAAATAACGTAAGTGGGGagaagtttctttttttattattttttctttccgtttacgttttttctttttcatactTGCTTGCTCCCTTTTGTCCTTCCCCCAGATGACTCTCCTTTGAGGTTTATTCATTTGTAGCTTTTCTTCATCTACCCCCCTGCCTGCGACAATCCATTTGTGCGACTTTGCTCGACATTGCTCGAATTGGCTTAACTTGGTGTTTGCCTCTCTCTCCACATCGACGGCTTTGCGCATCGCGTGTTTGTCCCCTCTTGCCTTCccccctgttttttttttttttttttttttttagtaatgTGAAGTACCATTTCGCCACGGCGCGTTTGAACATAGGTAGCGCTCACATACAGGTGGAAAATTACCCTTAACAAGCACGCACGTGCTGACATAAGCACACACTAGACGATTGAAGCACATGCACGCAGACTAAAGCagacacatacacacacctttTCACACATGTGAAGCGCACACAACGACTAGCTAAGATGAGTGTGAAAAACAGGTGCATGCTGATTTACAACGTGGCGTGCTGTTCCCTCTGGATTAGTGTCCTCTTCGTATCCTTGCAATATGTTATTAACAAAGAGAAGTACCCCCTGAACAGCTTTTGGCCCAACTATAAAAACTTGGTAACGGTGACTCAGTCGCTGGCCGTTCTGGAGATTCTGTTCGCGCTGTTCGGTAGGTAGTGGTGGAGTGGTGCAGTAGCGGCCGGATGGACGGTTGAATGCACGCATTTGTGTAACGATGCCTTCGTAAATGCATAGTGTGAGCCTTGCACCAACATGTTTGGTCTTTACACCATTTTTTCGCTGCTTTACCTTTTTGCGTTGCTTTATCCATTTGCTGatttcccccccgcaggcCTCATCAACTCAGTGTTCTGCACCGTCGCCACGCAAGTGTGCAGCCGCCTATTTGTCGTTTACCTCATTTTTAACTACCTGCCCGAGAATAACAAGTGGATCTTCTCCTGTCTAATCACATGGGCCATTATCGACATTATTCGCTACCTGTTCTACTCCCTCAACCTGCTGAACATTCACGTCAATTTGTTGGCATCCCTTCGGAATAAGCGTAAGTGCCACGATTGGCGATGTGTTGCGCTAAGACTTCCACAGGGAATGCTTTTTCGTGCAATCTTCccgaaaagaaggaacccCCTCCATCTGCACAGAATTATACATatgctcctcctttttcccctttaccTTGTGGCAGTCCCCCTAATATTATACCCAATAGGAATAACCTCCGAAGTGGTGTGCACCATAGCGAGTCTCAAGAACATCCGCTCCACCCCCTTCCTCAGGGCCTACCCCTACGCCATGCCCAACAATTTAAATTTCCAAATTGACATTTACTACTTTTGTATATTCGTCCTGATTCTTTATATTCCGGGGAGCATTCTTCTCTACGCCTCCGCCATGAGGTACGTCCCATgctgtatgtatgtgtgtgtgtaaatgtgtgcatttttgttGGCACTTTTTggctagttttttttttttttttttttttttttgttgcaaaTCGCCTGACTGTTCATAATATACACGTTGTataaatacacacatttttgtttgcactttttggctgttttttctCACATCGCTATATCGCCACATTGCGACATCGCTACATTGCGGACGTTTACTGTTCTCCCTtcaggaaaagcaaaaagggaacacaaGGGACGGACAAGAAATTGGATCGAAGCGCCAAGAAGACGATGTGAACAGGAAGGGAATACATTCGCTTGGGTCTACCCCCTGTGCAAATGCCAGGGCCGCTCCACGCACAGGAAATATGTCACAATACGTGCATACATAGCGGCATGCAAACACCTATATGCGCACACACATGCGTGCCTCTTTTCACACACAGTTGAACATATGACTCTACAAAataacaaatttttaaagacAATCTATTGTTAAAGATACGCAGTTGCTGCAACGCGTCAACTGGGGGTTGGGGAGTTTAAAACGTCTGCGTTGCGAAAACATAAGTTGTGAAACGTGTACGGGGTGCTTCACTGTGGAAGCAGCACGGgtgcatgtatgtgtgtgtttgttttttggtgcatatttaaaaaaagagggaaaagaaaagcgaATTAAATTTTGCTGTTCCTTCCGGGGAAAGCACTCCTGCGGTGcgcacaaatgaacaaattaacaaaTGTAGTGCCATTGGAAGGGGGTATGACGGTATAGTTTTGTGCCTCTCCCGTTCCAACTTAATACGTGCAGACTTCATTGGACGGGGACAAGTCCTCACTCCTCACTGGTGTTCCCCTCGTCACTCTGTTTCTTCCCACTCAAAACGTTCTCTACATCTCTGTTTTCTAGCCACAAGAAGAGGTCGTCGTTTTCTCCATCCTCGCTGGAGTAATCGTTTGATTCGCCTCTTGGTCCACCGTTTGGCTCACCACCTGCCTCCCCATCTCCCTCACTATATAAGTCCTTCATCGTGGAATAAAACCATTCAAATTTTCCAGCGTGGTTAGCTTCACCTTTAACTGTGCTGCCATTCGGACGGAGGGAAGTGACGTTTTCGTTAGGTTGTTTTGACTGGTTGTTCGCTCCATCAGGGGGAGCAATGCTTGTTTGTTTGCTCATCCTGTCGTTGGGTGTGACACCCTTTTGATTGTTCTTCCCACCTTGAAGTGCCCCCTTCGCACCACTATTTTCGTTGTCCGTCGCTTTGCCCCCCTTGGTTGGGCCCTTTTTCCGTTCCACTGTGCGTGACACACTCCCATCTACCTTACGGACCTCTACTTTCCCACACAGGGGACGACCGATCTGGGAATATCCTGCTTCCACCGCAtcgttgtatttttttatttttacatggATAGGACTTCCACTTCTGACCGGtgcagtttttttctcctcatttttctGAACGCTGCTCCAGTTGAAAGTCCCTTTTGTGAGCACCTTAGTATGTCCtccattcgttttttccttttcaggGAAAGCTTTGTTGCATTGCATGTTGAGCGAAGTGCTAACTTTTGTGTGCTGTTTGCCTAGGTCTCCCGCTCCAACTTGGCTGACCCCTGACTCCAAtggcttcttcccctgtTCGGAGGTTATTTTACTGTCAACGGTTTTTAGTATTTGTAGAATCTTTCGTACCAGGTGCCTCTTATTGGAGTTGTGCAGGTCCTGAACCAAATTGGCGATGTAGTCTTCCCCCTTGTTGCggcttttcttcatttcacTGATGAGGTTGTAGAGCAGTTCCAGCTCTTTCATGTCAATGTGATCACTTTGGGCGTTTGCTCCATTGGCGCATCCGTCCGGTTGTTTTTCCACTTGGTTGTTCCCTTTCGTATCCCCCTGAGGGATGCTCACTCCGCCAGCGCTGGAGTGAAGCGTCGTTGGAAGGTCATCCTCAGGTGGGTAGCACCTCTTCTcgttttccactttttccaaaACGGTGTTGCCGCTATTCAGTCcacgttccttccctttgtcGACAACGTTTATGGTCCCCTTCTTGTCCCTTTTCGGAAGCATCTCGTTGTTTCTCTTTTGCATTTGTTCTTGCTGCATTTTCTGGAAGTACTCCTTCAGCTGTTTGACGGTGCCTTGTCTCTCCGTTTTGAGTTTGATATACGAGTACCGGTGATCTCCTCGGTCTCCCTCCTCGTTAGGAGTGTGCACATCGTTGGCAGCATGCACGTCGTTTGGAGTGTGCACATCGTTACCACCACTTACCTTATTGCCACCACTTAGGTAACTACCGCCGCACTTGCGAAGTAACTTCATGGCGTCCCTTTCCACCTTCACCTCGTGCTcctcaaaatattttttatatttgtaaaATTCGTCAAAGGACCTATACATgagtttcccccccttctgtGCCTCCAGCTGTTCCTTCGCAgcaatttcttcccctccattttttacacttgcTTTTTctgaccatttttttttttccaaaagttctttttctttgagGAGAATTCTCTTCCTCAATTCGATGAAGTCATCATAGGAAGTGGTTCCTCCTCCgttggtgttttttttacttccgtCCGAGTGGGTTACGCTCGCCATGGTGGTGTGGTACTACTAATTTTCCGCATAGGGGAGGCGTCCAAACTTGCTTCTGGAGCGTCTCTGCGGTGTTGTTCGATTGACGTCTTCCTTACCTGTGGGTGTTTCTTTGTGgtgtttttgctttttcagGACAGACACTCCACCTCCGTTGCGTTCGCTGTGATACCTTACCGGTATGGGCTTCCTCTCGGGTGAGGATGGACGTGCAGCGGTTACCACTTTGTTGCTAACTCCGCTGGTGCTgtgttgctcttttttctcttttgctTCCGCCCTGCCGCCCGCCTGTGTGTTGTCAGTTTAAGCGTTCTTCACAAAATAGCCGCAATG from Plasmodium coatneyi strain Hackeri chromosome 12, complete sequence includes these protein-coding regions:
- a CDS encoding 60S ribosomal protein L23, with product MKRGRAGTLKNKMRITLSLPVGALINCCDNSGGKNLYIIAVQGFGSCLNRLPAASLGDMVLATVKKGKPDLRKKVLNAIITRQSKAWRRHEGYFIYFEDNAGVIVNPKGEMKGSAITGPVARECAELWPKLSSAASAIV
- a CDS encoding Glutaminyl-tRNA synthetase; protein product: MENVEKIYIRNKADLSDNFFYFYNWVKLNFNTCLIISENSSLRSSVLLELLNGKKLVLSEINVCEALFRLTCGGVGNAHGGDLTNRCCDSLREEELKFYLKGQLAKDKPVDEQFLQRVEAEMALQKVFCKDKLSFVDFLLFSIFKKAKVDRVEDPRGKYPHLSAWLSKNNFTIKEEDMNSFASTNFIQQIIEDDLKRKKHTCVITRFPPEPNGYLHLGHAKSICLNFGLSEKYGGRTHLRFDDTNPVTEEVRYIESIKEDVKWLGFDWNEHLYFASDYFDQLYEWAIQLIKQGDAYVDDQSIEQIRENRGSLKQPGVNSPYRDRSVEENLTLFRKMKEGLFAEGEKVLRAKIDMSSGNINLRDPILYRIMHKTHPKSGDKWVIYPMYDFAHGQSDSIERITHSICTLEFETHRPLYEWFQEKLGIYRTRQIEFARLNVTYMVMSKRKLLTLVNEKYVNGWDDPRMPTISGMRRRGYSPEAIKDFCSKVGVAKRENIISYELLELCAREDMNKKAKRLFAILKPLKVVITNFVQKNEQLHELTALNHPKNESMGQRTLQFEQEIYIDEEDFSENPPENFYRLAPNRTVRLRYAFCITCHEVVKDKATNKVIELRCTYDPESKSSANANQGTVGGNQGAVGANQSSAENSKKVKATIHWVAKSNAQKAQFRIYDKLFTKPNPESNEEDQNVEKLMENYTVQLDKKNVSTEEENLPLEKQSEVEENNLGWRKYINKNSLQIHQGIVEKYASNCNVGEAIQFERIGFFTKDKDSTVDCPIYNLTVALVENSAIKKKKEDLVKKELDRLKREKAASDRRLKREERKLREQRKLEQAAGAKGDANQI
- a CDS encoding Protein tyrosine phosphatase, whose amino-acid sequence is MSVKNRCMLIYNVACCSLWISVLFVSLQYVINKEKYPLNSFWPNYKNLVTVTQSLAVLEILFALFGLINSVFCTVATQVCSRLFVVYLIFNYLPENNKWIFSCLITWAIIDIIRYLFYSLNLLNIHVNLLASLRNKLPLILYPIGITSEVVCTIASLKNIRSTPFLRAYPYAMPNNLNFQIDIYYFCIFVLILYIPGSILLYASAMRKSKKGTQGTDKKLDRSAKKTM